In Mercenaria mercenaria strain notata chromosome 13, MADL_Memer_1, whole genome shotgun sequence, the DNA window gtgcggctcaaatttgtcaacaatgtaaatttttataattacattGTGGACCATATTCGTCAGTCACTGATagtttaatgttataataaacaTCTGGTAACATCTTGGCAAGTGAAACCTAACTTATTCAAtggctaaaatattgaaaaacttcAACATTAgttacaaaagcttaatattcaTATATCTTATGATTTTAtgccttgttttttttccagCAAGGGGATTGTGTAATCAGTAACGTATTGACATTAGATCTCACCCAGTATGAGGACCCACATCAGTATGAGGAGGACGATCGTACAGCATTACTTAATGTTAGATGAGGGCAGGAACTGTTGGAGGAGAAATCGTTAGTGACTGTTGATGAAAACAGAGAAACTTTGTGTTCAAACAGATTTAGTGCTGATCAAGTAAATGTGTCAACAAACAAAGTGTGTCAGTTTACTGGAATATAACTCTGATGTTAAAAGTCTAGAATTTGAGTAATTTTGACAGTACGTTTAATGGATATAGTCCTACAAGCACTACGCTGGTTacctaatgttttatgaaacatttaaaaccattgtAAAACCCCTGACATCATGTACAAAGAACTTTTTCTGTCCAGTGAGACACAGAAAACATCTATGTTCTTCCAGCAAAATTAATGAAAGAGGTTAGGCTACACTGCACTTTAGTATGGTTTCAGTTCTGTCTAATGGTATGAAGTTAAGTTTTACCGCAAATAGAATTAATGGCCAGTTGTCCTAATAAGACCGCTAAACCAGgtttagtattttatatataaggTCTTTGCCATTTTTTTCCTCGATCTCTATTAATTTAGGTAGTATCTATTTAGTTGTTTATATTAAGGAGATACTTACCAGAAATTAGGGCAGCTgcaacataactgaaatatatgaaaagttggaaagttcattacgtatacatgtagttaatatttatacataatatgttTCTGTTAgaattatttaataaattgtGTCAAATTAATACAGAGCTGGACTTATGATTGTTCTAAGTCTGAATTTGAATACTTTATGATGCCCTTCAAACGAAACAATAAAACTTaggatgtttttattttttttaaaggtaatgTCTTGAATAATGtgcatgatttatcaaaactTTTTCTAATTCATTGTTGAAAATGAAGATATTATTGAAATTCATGCTCTGATTTAGGcatttttctcaatttttacATATTACACACTTGCTTAAATACTACAAAGATCCTTCACATGCCTAGACAAAGTATGGTATTTGGAGGTATCCCAAAAACTTCAATTACTGTACAAGTACCtagttataaaattattttcaacagagcTGCTTGGGTACATATAATAGCTATACTCCTTTAAAGGAATAAGAGTGCTATAAGTATCAGGTAATTGTTCAATCAATAGTACGCAAAACAAGTTGTTGTAAATTTTTTAATAGTATTCATGTAAatctatatttttattcattgtaaatatctCTATATTATATTCGTGATTTCGTATTCATGATTACATCTCTTATCTCCTTGTTGTGTATCTCCACTTGTCCATTGATTCACATTTTTGGATGTCAGTAAATCGTATTTCATATGAACGAGCGTCATATTTCAtgttatattaaatgttttattatcgtatttgaaattaaatgttagCTATATCTGATTTGTTGTTCCTCATCATGTGAAGTATGTTCTGTTTCTCTGATTTCATACAGACACATGTCATAATAATGGTAACTTAACAGCTTAAAAGGCGGATGAAGACCCCAGACATTACTTTGTAGATTATTTTAGGAACAGGCTGGCATTTGACAGATCCACTTTCCCAATTTGAGAACTTTCTGATGGGAAGGAATTTAAGAACCCTGCCAGAGGCTGGAATGCATAGTGGGGAGGGACAATACACCAGTATTGATTAGCTATTATTATGTCTTTTTGCAAGTACAACTCTGTGTTATTTTGAATAATGGATATTATCAAGAATTTGAGGGAAAATCTCATTGGGAATAGGTGCATTGAATTATGCAGGAAGGTACATGACCACTATTACATAACACTGAGCATGCTCACCGGAACGGAAGATAAAGACTACAAAATTTGTAGTTAGCCCTGTGATTGGAAGATTGACTAATAAaatcacatttttggcccaatcttgataaaacttggtcagaatgttacctccaataaaatcttggacgagttcgatattgggtcttatggggtcaaaaactaggtcactaggtcaaatcaaagaaaaaacttgttaacactgtagaggccacatttatgactatgtgttcatgaaacttggtcagaatgttaatcttgatgatcttcgggtcaaattcgaatctgggtcatgtagggtcaaaaaccaggtcaccaggtaaGATCAAAGGGAAGGCTAGTTGACACTAGGCCACGtgaccatatattaatgaaactttttcataatgttaatcttgataatctttaggtcggggtcatgtagggtcaaacactaggtcaccaggtcaaatcaaagaaaaagctagttaacactctagatgccacatttatgaccatgtcttaatgaaacttggtcagaatgtcaataTTGATGATCTATTGTGAAGTTCAAATTcgggtcaggtgggtcaaaaactaggtcaccaggtcaaatcaaaggaaaagcttgttaacgctctacaggccacattcatggcaatatctctatgaaacttcatcagaatgtttgtcttgctgacctctaggtcaagttcgaatctggatcatgtgggatcaaaaactaggtcaccaggtcaaaacaatCGAAAGAAAAACttaacactcgagaggtcacatttatgactgcatctttatgaatcttggtcagaatgttaatcttgatgatctttaggtcaagttcgaatctggttcatgtggggtcaaaactaggtcattaggtcaaatcaaaggaaaaactagttaactctctagaggccacatttcttgACGAAACTTGAACAGAAAGTTAATTTTAATGATCtaaaggtcaagttccaatctgggtcaagtggggtcaaaaactaggtcaccaggtcaaatcaaaggtaaagcttgttaacaatctagaggcaacatttatgattgtatcttcatgaaacttggtcagaatgttaatatttatgacctttaggtcaagtttgaatctgggtcaaaatctaggtcaaatcaaaggaaacgctagTTAAGACTAGgtgctacatttatgaccatatcttaaagaaacttggtcagaatgttaatcttgatgatttgatctttaggtcaataggtccgGTGAGCAATACAGAGCTTTCAGAGCCGTCTTGTACataaatttcagattaaagttttgatgcccTTTCCCTCTATCTGTTCTTGCCAACCtgatttgattcagatttaaaacagttgttacacatcatcaccTAACTCAAATGACACAAGGGCCTTGACTCTTGCACcagtgtttcatgaattatgcccctttttacttagaatttcagattcaTTTTGGTGCACTTCAGTGCATCTTTATTACTGAATGAGTTTGGttcagacttgaaatagttgtttcacaCCATCATCATCATGATCGTACGTGACAAGGCCTAGAACTCTGGTGCAAATATTCCATGAATAATGTGACctttaaactaaaatttcagtttaattttgatttttttaaccatATCTCTTTTGTAACTGTATGGATAATTAAGATAAAAACGATGGGGTTTGTACAGTGTTTGACTGTCGAATATTGCGAATACAGAGTAAATCGCGTAAAAAAACTAGTAAATGTTTATATGCGATGATAATCATTACAtgcatctttaaaaatatatataaatacatttccTGATTTATAGTAATTTAGTTATGACAATAATGGTCGACTTGTCTGTTTCCCTAAACCCTGGCAAACGTAAATTAGTGGTGTACAAATTATAAAACTGGAAAAACTCTAATCTCGTCGTCAGCAGCTACAAAAAGCTGGTACATGTCCTTACAATACACCATGCATGACACATTCATTTTCTCACACTGAATGCACGACAGTGGACTGTTTGCAAGACGAGTAACTTCAGCTCTATGTGTATACCAAGGTGTAGTATGTGATTCAATCGTGGTCACTGGTTTCATGTCCGACTGATGTGGTGAAGCGACATACATAGTACCGTCTTCGTCTGTAGCTATTGCCTTTAGTACACACTTCAGTCCGAAAGTCCAGTCTTCCTGTCCGTTATAGTCAAATGCACATACTATTGCATTATCCGTTCTGGCTAATATAAAGCCCTCTCTGCCGGAGCCAAGCATAAGATCGTCTTTTACCTGTGTAGATGTTGACCATGCTGGGGTTGACTTTCTATACGTTATCCGCCCTTTTACTGCATGGAAaacaatgtcaatatttttcagtCTGCTGCCGGTGAACAAAAAAGGTTTGCAAGGACGGCCGTAAATGTCGAGTAACAGAATATTGTCAGAGCCTCTGACAGTCACAACTAATAGTTTCCTGTTATCtatgaaacatacatttttacaagcGCACTGCGTGTTCAATGACCTATCCCGTTTACCCTCTTTTATTATTGACGTCATCTTAACTTCTTCTTCATCAGGGAAAGTCAATGCAATTTCTGTTTCAGCTATTAATGTAACATCATACGGTGCCCTTGAAAACCTTTTCTGATCCAGCTTTGTACTGTCttttatggaaaatatttttatcatacaattTGCATTATCGACAATGATTAATGCAGACTTTGTTGCAACCATTCCTGTGATTCTGCATGCTGAATCTCTACTTCTGTGGACTGATCCAACTGTGACTGATTTTGACCTTAATTTAATAACACGAGTCTCCGATATCAATTTTGCCGCTGGTGTTTCGGGCGTTTTCATACAAAGTTCGCCAAGATTTGTTATATCACCACCTATAAGTTTCTCTATTTTCTCATCCGCCTTAAACTCGTATCCATGAATAAGGTTTTTCTGTTTCATACATTTTATGTCTTCAAAACAACTGTtcatttttttgttcaatttcTTTACTGAAATAAATAGTTGATAATTTTCGTCTGATTTTAACCGTACGGTATGAATCAGTTCTTTTATAGCTTGTACTTCAAAAAGCATTGTGCTAATTCTTTGATGAAGTGATTCTAATTCGTTGGTGTCATCTTTTTGTTTACTattaattttagacaaaatgtcaCGTTCCAGTTTGTCAAACAAGGCATTTATCTCATGTTTATACTCCAAAATACGTCTTCTTGTTTTTGAACGGTACTCTTCTACAGCGACATAACTTTCTCGCAACTGACTTTCAAAAGATTTCCCCATTTCAACTACAAAATCAAGACTTTTCATTGTGTTTCGGTAGTCGTTACTTTCTGAAAAGCTATGTGCAATATCCGCAATTCTCTTCACACTCTTACAACAACTGTGATCAGAACGTACACAAATACAACAGCATAATTCTTCATCTGCTTCGCAATAAAACTCTATTTCACTACCAATGTGTTTAGAACATGGTTCTTTACTGGCTATCTTTTTCAAATTTCCTTTATGTCTAGGCATACGTTCTTTACTCTGTAAGTTATGCTGTCTAGTTAGAGATGCTCTTGAATGAGCTTTATAACACCCAGCACACAAAAGTTCATCACACTCAATGCAATAACCTTCAGCGCACTGAAACTCTTTTTCATGTTAACACGGATCGCACGTCAAACTTTCTTTACTTTGACCCTGAGTGTACTCCATATTTAGTTTTATATCTTCTGGAACATTGTCAACACATCGGCTGTTAGATTCAAAAGTTTCATTTTTGCCagtgttacatttttagctcacctgagcaatgctcaggtgagtttttctgatcgctcgatgtccggcgtctgtcgtgtgtcgtctgtcaacatttagcttgtgtatgtgatagaggctgtatttttcaattaatcttcatgaatattggtcagaatgataactttgatgaaatctaagccgagttcgaaaatgggtcatctcgggtcaaaaactaggtcactaggtcaaatcaaagaaaaaccttgtgtatgcgatagaggctgtatttttcaattgatcttcatgaattttggtcagaatgattgccttgatgaaatctaggccgagttcgaaaatgggtcatttagggtcaaaaactaggtcactaggtcaaatcaaagaaaaaccttgtgtatgcgatagaggcggtatttttcaatttatcttcaagaattttggtcagaatgattaccttgatgaaatctaggccgagttcgaaaatgggtcatctgggttcaaaaactaggtcactaggtcatatcacgtaaaaaccttgtgtatgtgatagaggctgtatttttcaattgatcttcatgaattttggtcagaatgatacccttgatgaaatttagaccaagttcgaaaatgggtcatctggggtgaaaaactaggtcactaggtcaaatcaaagaaaaaccttgtgtatgcaatagaggtggtatttttcaactgatcttcattaaatttatccagaatgataaccttgataaaatctagtccgagttcgaaaatgggtcatctggggtcaaaaactaggtcactaggtcaaatcgaagaaaaacattgtgtatgcaatagagcaatagagaatgtatttttcagttgatcttcatgaaatttggtcagagtgattgcgttgatgaaatctaggtcgattttgaatatgggttatctgaggtcaaaaactaggtcactaggtcaaattaaagaaaaatcttgtgtatgcgatagagactgtttttttcaattgatttttatgaaattcggtcaggttgattgccttaatgaaatctaggtcgaatttgaatatgggtcatctgaggtcaaaaactaggtcacttggtcaaatcaaagaaaaaacttatgtatgtgatagaggctgtatttttcagttgatcttcatgaattttggtcagaatgattgccttgataaaatctaggtcgagtttgaacatgggtcatctcgggtcaaaaactaggtcatatttaagaaaatgcttgttttatcgcaagagaccagttttttggtccaatcttaatgaaaattggtcagaatatttgtttccatgaaatcactacgtcaaacatgttttacactgttacagagtgtttcttaggtgagcgacctagggccatcttggccctcttgttgtggaTACGGGtctgtaaataaattttcagtcTCTAAGTTTTCCACTGAAACAGAGCATCTCGTTTTGGCTCCAGCCTTTTTGTTTAAAGACGGAGTAGGTCCTACGTAGGTATCATTCTCTTCGTTGTTAATTTCATTGGTTTTAATATCTTCATTCACATGTGTGTTTTTGCTTGCCAAATCCGAGTTATTCTCATCGGCTTTACAAGTTTCTTGTTCATATCCTGACAAATTATCAGCTGTAAAAGCTTTATTCCTTTCATCAACAGATCTGGTTGTTTTTAAGCTATATTCTTCTAATCTTTGTTCAACCTCCAGAGATTCTTTCGTTGCAGGGGAATCTTTGAACTCTGTGTCTTCATTTTCCTTTGTCGAATTGGTCCGAGACGTTGTAATTTCAATTGCTGCTTCAAGACTTTTATGTTCTGATGCTGTAGAGCTGGTGTCTTGTTCTTCTTCCGTTTTCTTTCCTGAAACTTCCATTTTagaccagaaaaaaaatatttgtattcaaagaagtataatcATAACTTGCAATTTGCGCTTCAGAAATTAACAACTCGAAAATCAGAAAGATCAATAACTAAATTACTGTATTCTATTTACTATAATAAGGCGTTTTGAATACATTTCTTCCATGACGTTAGTTCTTTTGATAAACTGTTAAATCATAAATCATTGTAATGAAAACattgatatatgaaaataatgCTCCATTGTTTACCTGAATGGTTATAGAAGTTCTATATAGACCTTAGACTTCGTACTTCAGAAATAATTGAgggatttcaataaaaaaaatacatgcgcTTACATTTAAGTCTGATAATTAACGTTTGgaaatttatttaaactatttaatGATCTTACTCTCTTAATAgttaacaaaacaataacattattcaacaatttatgagtgataaaaattaagatatttatagATTATATAAACTTCGAAGGACGTGTCGAACAAGTTCAGATACTTAAAATATCGTCTAAAATGTCTATTTCTAAACTAAATGAATCAGGTATAAAATTACACACGGACAAATGTGGGTAAAT includes these proteins:
- the LOC128547739 gene encoding uncharacterized protein LOC128547739, producing MEVSGKKTEEEQDTSSTASEHKSLEAAIEITTSRTNSTKENEDTEFKDSPATKESLEVEQRLEEYSLKTTRSVDERNKAFTADNLSGYEQETCKADENNSDLASKNTHVNEDIKTNEINNEENDTYSKERMPRHKGNLKKIASKEPCSKHIGSEIEFYCEADEELCCCICVRSDHSCCKSVKRIADIAHSFSESNDYRNTMKSLDFVVEMGKSFESQLRESYVAVEEYRSKTRRRILEYKHEINALFDKLERDILSKINSKQKDDTNELESLHQRISTMLFEVQAIKELIHTVRLKSDENYQLFISVKKLNKKMNSCFEDIKCMKQKNLIHGYEFKADEKIEKLIGGDITNLGELCMKTPETPAAKLISETRVIKLRSKSVTVGSVHRSRDSACRITGMVATKSALIIVDNANCMIKIFSIKDSTKLDQKRFSRAPYDVTLIAETEIALTFPDEEEVKMTSIIKEGKRDRSLNTQCACKNVCFIDNRKLLVVTVRGSDNILLLDIYGRPCKPFLFTGSRLKNIDIVFHAVKGRITYRKSTPAWSTSTQVKDDLMLGSGREGFILARTDNAIVCAFDYNGQEDWTFGLKCVLKAIATDEDGTMYVASPHQSDMKPVTTIESHTTPWYTHRAEVTRLANSPLSCIQCEKMNVSCMVYCKDMYQLFVAADDEIRVFPVL